One region of Pogona vitticeps strain Pit_001003342236 chromosome 1, PviZW2.1, whole genome shotgun sequence genomic DNA includes:
- the LOC110070438 gene encoding cytochrome P450 2C18-like, producing MEPLGTVTLFLGVCLSCLLLLAAVRSRTQGKGRLPPGPTPLPVVGNILQLKTNFLSKTLQQLSEKYGPVFTVHFGRSPVVVLHGYDVIKEALIDHGDEFAFRGRLPFFDKISKGEGIVASDGERWKVLRRFALTTLRNFGMGKKSIEERIQEEAQYLLEKLRDTKGKPFDPTFLLSCATSNVICSIVFGAHFDYHDERFLALLDIFNDNFKIASSPWAQMNNILPSFMDLIPGPHQRITKNVEKLKEFVSKVVKQHKETLDPSATRDFIDCFLIRMEQEKKNGASEFTPENLVASVLNLFAAGTETTSTTLRYGFLILQKYPEVEEKVHEEIDRVVGRARAPCIADRGQMPYTDAVIHEIQRFISLVPLSLPHSVAKDTPFRQYVIPKGTVIFPVLTSVLYDSKEFPNPTEFDPQHFLNKDGTFRKSDYFVPFSAGKRICAGEGLARMELFLFLTTILQHFRLKPLQDPKDINLSPLMSSSGNFPRPYQLCVLPR from the exons ATGGAGCCTCTGGGGACGGTCACCCTTTTCCTGGGAGTTTGTCtctcttgccttctcctcttggcaGCTGTGAGGAGCAGGACACAGGGCAAGGGAAGGCTGCCGCCGGGCCCAACGCCTTTGCCTGTTGTGGGGAACATCTTGCAGCTGAAGACCAACTTCCTCAGTAAGACTCTCCAACAG CTCAGTGAGAAGTACGGCCCCGTGTTCACCGTGCATTTTGGACGGTCACCTGTCGTGGTTCTCCATGGTTATGATGTCATTAAAGAAGCTCTGATTGACCACGGAGATGAATTTGCATTCAGGGGACGCCTACCATTTTTTGACAAAATCAGCAAAGGGGAAG GGATTGTTGCCAGCGatggggaaagatggaaggtgCTCCGGCGCTTTGCCCTCACCACCCTGCGCAACTTTGGGATGGGAAAGAAGAGCATCGAGGAGAGGATCCAGGAGGAAGCCCAGTATCTGCTGGAAAAGCTCCGGGACACGAAAG GGAAGCCGTTTGACCCCACCTTCCTGCTCAGCTGTGCTACTTCCAACGTCATCTGCTCCATTGTCTTTGGCGCCCACTTTGATTACCACGATGAGAGGTTTCTAGCACTCCTAGACATATTCAATGACAACTTCAAGATTGCAAGCTCTCCTTGGGCACAG ATGAACAATATCCTCCCATCTTTCATGGACCTCATTCCTGGGCCTCACCAGAGAATAACCAAAAACGTTGAAAAATTAAAAGAGTTTGTTTCCAAAGTGGTGAAACAGCACAAGGAGACTTTGGATCCCAGCGCCACCCGGGATTTTATTGACTGCTTCCTTATTAGAATGGAGCAG gaaaaaaagaaCGGCGCATCAGAGTTCACCCCTGAAAACCTGGTGGCTTCCGTACTTAATTTGTTTGCAGCTGGAACAGAAACAACCAGCACGACCCTCAGATACGGGTTCTTGATTCTCCAGAAATACCCGGAGGTAGAAG AGAAAGTGCATGAAGAGATTGACCGCGTGGTCGGCCGAGCCAGGGCGCCGTGCATAGCTGACCGTGGGCAGATGCCTTACACAGACGCCGTCATCCACGAAATCCAGAGGTTCATCTCTCTCGTCCCACTGAGTCTCCCCCACTCAGTGGCCAAAGACACCCCTTTCCGACAATACGTCATCCCAAAG ggcaCAGTCATCTTCCCTGTCCTGACCTCTGTGCTGTACGACAGCAAAGAGTTTCCAAACCCCACAGAATTTGACCCACAGCATTTCTTGAACAAAGACGGGACCTTTCGGAAGAGTGACTACTTCGTGCCCTTCTCAGCAG GTAAAAGGATCTGCGCAGGGGAGGGCCTTGCCCGCATGGAGCTGTTCCTCTTCTTGACcaccatcctgcagcacttcagACTGAAGCCCCTCCAGGATCCCAAGGACATCAACCTCTCTCCTCTCATGAGCAGTTCTGGCAACTTCCCTCGGCCTTATCAACTCTGTGTTCTCCCTCGCTGA